One region of Carya illinoinensis cultivar Pawnee chromosome 8, C.illinoinensisPawnee_v1, whole genome shotgun sequence genomic DNA includes:
- the LOC122318764 gene encoding probable receptor-like protein kinase At2g42960: MASDLNAELSKKTAIFGLKVWEVIGIAVGFFIIVILLVLSLCITSRKKSRRTGDKISLSQIPTISKEIKEVRVDQVPTDEFVPRDGILLTIHDKSSEKNSDKVMVHLGMGKVKNGENSSQSGSFHHLEKDGGGSQSGEEGSSGKVTVYKPSSSYPVTAPSPLSGLPEFSHLGWGHWFTLRDLELATNRFSKENVLGEGGYGVVYQGQLINGTPVAVKKILNNLGQAEKEFRVEVEAIGHVRHKNLVRLLGYCVEGTHRMLVYEYVNNGNLEQWLHGAMRQHGYLTWEARTKVLLGTAKALAYLHEAIEPKVVHRDIKSSNILIDDDFNAKVSDFGLAKLLGAGKSHVTTRVMGTFGYVAPEYANTGLLNEKSDVYSFGVLLLEAITGRDPVDYSRPTHEVNLVDWLKMMVGSRKSEEVVDPNMEPRPSTRALKRALLTALRCVDPESEKRPKMSQVVRMLESEEYPIPREDRRHRRTQAGSMEIESQKDFSDTDRSDNPDSRSNSRGYQRTEPNK, encoded by the exons ATGGCCTCGGATCTTAATGCAGAATTATCCAAGAAAACTGCCATTTTTGGTCTTAAGGTCTGGGAAGTAATTGGGATTGCAGTCGGGTTCTTTATCATAGTTATCCTCTTGGTGCTGTCCTTGTGTATAACATCACGGAAGAAATCAAGGAGAACTGGGGACAAGATTTCTCTTAGCCAAATTCCGACTATTTCAAAGGAAATCAAGGAAGTCCGAGTGGACCAAGTTCCAACAGATGAATTTGTTCCCCGTGATGGAATTCTTCTCACCATTCATGACAAATCCAGTGAAAAAAATTCAGATAAGGTTATGGTTCATCTGGGTATGGGGAAGGTGAAGAATGGAGAGAATAGCAGTCAGTCAGGTTCGTTTCATCATTTGGAGAAAGATGGTGGCGGGTCACAATCTGGAGAAGAAGGTAGTTCTGGCAAGGTTACTGTGTATAAGCCTTCCTCTTCCTATCCTGTAACTGCTCCTTCCCCTCTATCTGGCCTGCCCGAATTCTCTCACCTGGGTTGGGGTCACTGGTTTACATTAAGGGATCTTGAGCTTGCTACAAACCGGTTTTCCAAGGAAAATGTTCTGGGTGAGGGTGGTTATGGAGTCGTTTACCAAGGACAGTTGATAAATGGCACTCCAGTGGCAGTTAAAAAGATTCTAAATAACCT GGGTCAAGCGGAGAAAGAATTTAGAGTGGAAGTTGAAGCTATTGGTCATGTGCGCCATAAGAATTTGGTCCGTCTTCTGGGATACTGCGTTGAAGGGACTCACAG AATGTTGGTTTATGAGTATGTCAACAATGGAAACTTAGAGCAGTGGCTTCATGGAGCTATGCGTCAGCATGGATATCTTACTTGGGAGGCTCGCACAAAGGTTCTTCTTGGCACGGCTAAAGC TCTTGCCTACTTGCATGAAGCCATTGAGCCAAAAGTGGTGCATCGAGATATTAAGTCAAGCAACATACTGATTGATGATGACTTCAATGCAAAGGTATCTGATTTTGGTCTAGCCAAGTTGCTTGGTGCTGGAAAGAGTCATGTCACTACTCGAGTTATGGGAACTTTTGG TTATGTTGCTCCTGAATATGCAAATACTGGCCTTTTGAATGAGAAGAGTGATGTTTATAGCTTTGGGGTTCTGCTTTTAGAAGCAATTACCGGAAGAGATCCTGTGGATTACAGTCGTCCCACCCATGAG GTAAATCTGGTCGATTGGCTGAAAATGATGGTTGGAAGCAGGAAATCAGAAGAGGTGGTAGACCCAAACATGGAACCAAGGCCATCAACCAGAGCGCTGAAACGTGCTCTTTTGACTGCTTTGAGGTGTGTTGATCCAGAGTCTGAAAAACGACCCAAGATGAGCCAGGTTGTTCGTATGCTTGAATCTGAAGAATATCCCATCCCAAGAGAG GATCGAAGGCACCGAAGAACTCAGGCAGGCAGCATGGAGATTGAATCTCAGAAGGATTTTTCAGATACTGATCGGAGTGATAACCCCGACTCAAGATCAAATAGCAGGGGCTACCAGCGTACCGAACCAAACAAGTGA